The DNA region GAGAGGACTGGAGCCATCTGTTTTTGCCTTTCTCTCTCACAGAAGGAAAGCCACGCAAGTTGGGGAGAAACCTGCCAAGGATGAATCTGCCAATGTGAGTTAGGGACCCTTCCTGCCTCATACACCTTAGGATGTACCATTAGAGTAGGAATATTGGGGTGGGGGCTGTGCTAGGGATTGGCTGTATTTGAAggtggaggaagaaaaggagcagAATGGCCATGTCTGGTtcgtgacagttttatttctcacCAGCAGGAGGAGTCAGACGCCAGAGTCCCAGCCCACAGTGGTGAGTGAGAGCCCAGTCTAGTCACAGGAATTACGAGTTCCAGGATGCCGTCTTCTCATATATAACACACCTTCATGGGAGAGTCTGTACAGATAATTCTGTGGATTGTAGTCTCCTGAGATGGTTCTTTGAATGGGGGCAGATGAGGCTCGGGAAGAAAGGCTGAGGCAGGGCATTCCTTGTTTCTGACCTTTTTGACTTATTGTCTGTCCCCCAGAATCTGTGCGGAGACCCTGGGAGAAGAACAGCACAACCTTGCCAAGGTGGGCCATCAATACTggggccccacccccagaaagagtcagacttgtTTGCCAAATTTGTAGGGAGGAACACAGTGTGACCCCTGGAAtgggaggcaggggaggcagACCCTCTCTCTAACCTCGTTTCTGCCCCACACCACACCACCTCTCCCAGGATGAAGTCGTCTTCTTCAGCAACCACTTCCGAGGCCCACCCCCCTACGCCTAGCTCCAGTGACGAGTCAGACCTGGAGAGGGTGAAACAGGTAGGGGAGGGGACTGGGGGTGAAGCTCAGGGGATGGAAAAGAGATCTGGGTCTAGACTCTGCCACTGACCTGCTATGTGATTCTAGAAAAGGCCTTGGAACACTCAGCTTCCCAGTCTGAGAACTGGAGAAATTGGGTCGTGTCAGGGATGACAGACCCCATAACCGCCTTGTCCAATGCCCATGACAGACCTTACTAATCTATCACTGCACTCATTCCTGATGAGTATCCAGAATCCTTTTCAGCACACTGGTCGCAGACATTTATCACCACCCGCAGTTGGCAGGAGACTGGAATGTCTTATTTGCCAGCCCTGGTACTGGATGTTCTCCAGTACTTTTCTCTCTGGCTCAGAGGATCCAGAATTCTCCCCTAGAAATCTCAGTCACTTTGTGGCCTGGCCAGTGATGTCATGCTGTGTGTGGGATACGGGTCTTGAccctccttcctctggccccTCAGTCATTAATAAGAAACGGGGGATTCACTTCTGTAAGTCCAGGTACTCTTCCTCATTGGTTGTATCCCCATTATTTTCAGGAGCTTCTGGAAGAGGTGAGGAAGGaattgcagaaagtgaaagaggaaataatTGAAGGTgaggtgtttctttttctttttaaacatttatttattttggaggcATGGTGTCCCTTGACAAGCCCTTGTTTtggaagggagaaggggaagaggcTCTGCCCCTGACCTCTGCCCACTGTTTCCTTCCAGCCTTTGTCCAGGAGCTGAGGAAGCGGGGTGCCCCCTGACCACAGGGCCCCAGAAAATCCAGTTTCTCCTTTCCGCACACCCCCTCCGCCTGTCACCCTGCTTTCCCTGCCTCGACTTGACTTGGAATTGGCTGAAGACTACACAGGAATGCATCTTCCCCACTCCCTATGTcacttggaaaattccaagggGGTGTGGCTTCCCCAGCACCACGCCCACACCCATATTGGCTGCTGATTGGATGGGGAAGCCCCCACCCTTTGTTCCCTTTGGTCCTtcccctctgccatccccttggGGCTGGTTCCTCTGCTGGGGATGTACCAAGTAACCCCACAgtaagggggagggaaggagggaatttCACATTCCCTTGTAGATTCACTTTAACGCTTAATGcctttgaagttttgttttttaagaaaaaaaaagtatatatatatatatttaggtttGTGGGGgggaggaaatttttttttctctttggttttgatAAAATGGGGTGTGGGAGTTTTTAAATGCTGTGCCCCTGGCTTGTCCCATTTGGGACAGCTGTGTGAGGAGGGTTGTCCCACCAGGCTGGGGGTGACTCCCCCTACCCCAGggacctccctcccttccctctggctCCTTCCCCTTTTCTATGAGGAATTAAGATGCTGTAACTTTTTGGAACctcagttttttggttttttatttggGTAGGTTTTGGGGTCCAGGCCATTTTTACCCCCTGGGGAGAAACAAGATAAGGGGGAAAGGAATAGGAGAGGAAacctctcctcttgccttcaccTTTAGCTTCTTGGAAATGGGCCCCTGCGGAATAAATCTGCCAGTTTTTATAAATGCTAAGATTTCTGGAGTCATTTGAATGGCTGCTCTCATGAGGATGGTcgtgtccctccctcccccagtaaTCCACCTTCCCTCaccttcctccttcccacccGAACCTGCTCCTCTGCCCCGTCTTGGCCTCCTGGTGCCCCTCAACAGGCAGCTTCCTTACTCCTTTCCACCCAGCCCTAGAGAAAGCCAAGGGCATCCCTCATTGAACGTCTGCCCTTGGGCCAGACCCTTTGGTTCTCCTGGACCTTGGTGTTTTGGTCTGGGAAAGGGCTCAAAGGATGACTCAGGCCTTCTCCCACTGGGAACCCTTTGAGGTTCTAATTTTAGGGAGCCTTGTACCCATTTGGCAGATGTACATCATGGTTCTCAAGACACTTTCTTAAGATGACATTTTTCCTCCCAGAGCTCCTTTAATTATTACAATATTtacagtctcaaaaaaaaaaaagtagaattcaGGAATCAGCTGTCATACATACCCCTTCAGTGGTTCATTAGGTGGGCAGGGGGTAGGTGAGGTAGGTAACTGCCTGGTGGAATTATTCCATTCTGTTGGAGGTAGGGAACTTCAGGGCTGAGAGGCAGACTTCACTGGAGGAAGACTTTGCATGAAGGTGAGGGGTGGTAACTGAGTGTCCAGTTCAAAGGCAGAAAGTAAGGGGGAATCCCTGAGTACTCGGAAGAGCAGATTTGGATGGAGGGAAGGCGGGGGGATCCACTTAAAGAGGGGAGGACCCCAGTCAGGATACCAATGGTGGACtaaatacaggagacacagagtGACTCAGAAGAGCTAATGCATGCCAAGATCCATCCTATTCCTAACCCCCTAAAAGAGTGAGGTAGATGGAAGGTCATGGGGTCAGGAAGTCCATCACAGGTTTCTGTATTTCCACTACAATGTTCTGTACCAGTGAAGAAGGGGGAAAAGGTAGATGGGGGTCCCAGGAAGAGGACCACTCCTCAGGTAGGTTGAAGATGTGAGTGATAAAATGAGAGATGGTGtagtggtgggtgggtggggtccAATGAAGACACGGCCTCTCCATTCCAAAGTGCTAAACCAGTGGAgtaggggtggggggttgggCTGGAACGTTTCACCAGTGGATGGGGGAGTCCCAGTAGAAGGTACCCCTCACCGGGCAGGTTAGTAGGGAGGTGACCAAAAGCCTGGTTGGATCAACCCTTGTCCAGAATCCCGACTGCCCCTAAAGGGGCCTGGTGGTATTAGCTGGGCGGGATCAGGGAGGGACAGTGTGGACAGACATGGCAGCCCAGACATCAGTCCTGTCCGAGACCTGGGTCTGGCGGCCCCTCATCCTCTGGTGTGGGCTCTGCCTGGGGCGCCGGTGGCAGGTCCTGGATGCAGAGCTGGGCGCGCAGGTCTCGCATCTGCGCCTGCAGCTCCTCCAGGGCGGCCGGCGGCGGCGCCGCCTGCACCTGCGCCTGCAGGGCCTCCAGCACCAGCGCCAGGTGGTCCACCTCGTCCCGCATCGCGTCCCAGGCGGCGAGCTGCTCCCCCTCCTTGCGACGCTGTTGCGTCTTTTGTCGCGAGTACTCCAGCACCAGGCAGCCGCAGGCCACCACGAAGATGGTGGCCTCGCCCAGCAGCTCGGCACCCAGCTCCGCGGCCGCCTCCTCATTCAGTGGCTTGATGGTTTCCGCATTGAAGCCCATGAGGCGCATCTTGGCCCGCATCTCGACCCAGTGGTACACTACAGGGGAAGAGAAGGGTCGGGGATCTTGGCTGGGACCGCAAGCCCTGCCCCTCGACGCTCGGTGTCCCTGTCGGAGCAGTGGGGACGCAGCGGCCAGAATCGCGAGCGCTAGTGGGAAATGGGCGCCTTAACCAAGACCACTGGGCCTCTCAGTTACCTGGCGAGAAGTGGTCTTGGGggctttattttgaaaacatctAGAAGGTTCTGGTGAACTACTGCAGATGAGAATTGCTGCCCTGGAGAGGAGGTCCAGGGTGTGGGGCTGCATCTCTAGAGGGAGGTGAGTGGTCACAAGCCCAGGGTAGGTGTAAACCTtgctcctgccccacccccaacccaccagccaggctccttccctctccccaaagGTGGAGCTGATGGTGATGCACTCTGTCCTGAAGTGAGTTCACTGTGGGGTTTGGGGCTTTGTACGGAACTCAGGGCTGGGACTCCTGCTCTAATGCCAACTTCCTTATCTGATCACTTGTGTGAACAAGGGTTATCACCATTGTCCTCGTTTGTCAATGCAAGAGTGTCCTAGAGTTGATATTTAAGCCTGAATCCCTGTAGTAATaattaatattcattcattgataCAAGAAATGATGGGAAAAATAAGGTTCCTTGGGCTCATGAAGGGATGAATTTCTGAAAACATTTATACTTGACTCTCCAACCATCCTCCACAGCGATCAGGCTGACctaataattttgttgttgttgttgtttttcctttaagttagaaaaataacatacacatgggtggggggggggatcaTTTAGATTACACAGAAGTAGGTAAGTTGCAAGACAAAAGTCCATCTTTTCACCTCCAGTTTTGGTCCTCCTAGTCCTCAAAGGTTAaccaccttttcttctttttttttggtcatactcggtgacttgcaggatcttagttttctgaccaggcattgaacccaggccacatcAATGACAGCATGGAATCCCAATCATCTGACCACCAGGGTACTCCAAAGGTTGACCGCTTTTGATCTTTTTCTGTTGACATTTGTTAAGCAAAACATGATAAGGACCAGCCGTAAAGAAAAAGTTTGACATACTGGAATGCTCTGAAATTACAAACTTTCATTCCTCAAAAGACCCCAGAGGGCAATTCCCCGGCAATcgagtagttaagactccatgcatcCAATGCCTCGGGCCCTGGtctgatccctggtgggggaactaagttTCCACGTGCTGACCCAATGTGaccaaaaaagggggggggagacaccagcaagagaaagaaaaggcacgTTCCAGACTGGG from Cervus elaphus chromosome 4, mCerEla1.1, whole genome shotgun sequence includes:
- the LOC122692786 gene encoding optic atrophy 3 protein homolog, coding for MALAILAAASPLLRQGHRASRGRACGPSQDPRPFSSPVVYHWVEMRAKMRLMGFNAETIKPLNEEAAAELGAELLGEATIFVVACGCLVLEYSRQKTQQRRKEGEQLAAWDAMRDEVDHLALVLEALQAQVQAAPPPAALEELQAQMRDLRAQLCIQDLPPAPQAEPTPEDEGPPDPGLGQD